Proteins found in one Aquibium microcysteis genomic segment:
- a CDS encoding mandelate racemase/muconate lactonizing enzyme family protein → MTVKNKAIVGEVKTLSCSNSFRNYHFLKITTEDGVVGWSEYDENFGSPGVTSVIEQISHRVIGQSAMLHEHIREDLHNVTRPASGGVVGQALGAIENALLDAKARTLDVPCHVLLGGKVRDRIRVYWSHCVAYRMRTEHFSPGIVDADGVRQIARDVRDEGYTALKTNIFHYDADDRIEAWSPGFGRPHEPSLNVERKTLKDLRKHLEIMRESAGPDIDILLDLNFNARTEGFLKILRETADLDLFWVEIDTLDPQALAYIRAHSPHPISSCETLIGLQQFLPYFQNQAVDVAIIDTPWNGVWQSLKIAAAAAAYEINVAPHNFYGHLCTMMNAHFSAVVPNMRIMETDIDRIAWDAEVFTHAPEYKDGHLILPDRPGWGTEPDEAALAKYPPLRKTGLINRTQTPRLAL, encoded by the coding sequence ATGACCGTGAAGAACAAGGCGATCGTGGGCGAGGTGAAGACGCTGTCCTGCAGCAACTCGTTTCGCAACTACCACTTCCTGAAGATCACCACCGAGGACGGCGTCGTCGGCTGGAGCGAATACGACGAGAACTTCGGCTCGCCGGGCGTGACCTCGGTGATCGAGCAGATCAGCCACCGCGTCATCGGCCAGAGCGCCATGCTGCACGAGCACATCCGCGAGGACCTGCACAACGTCACCCGTCCGGCGTCGGGCGGCGTGGTCGGCCAGGCGCTCGGCGCGATCGAGAACGCGCTGCTCGACGCCAAGGCGCGGACGCTCGACGTCCCCTGCCACGTGCTGCTCGGCGGCAAGGTGCGCGACAGGATCCGGGTCTACTGGTCGCACTGCGTGGCCTACCGGATGCGCACCGAGCATTTCTCGCCCGGCATCGTCGACGCCGATGGCGTGCGCCAGATCGCCCGCGACGTGCGCGACGAGGGCTACACTGCGCTCAAGACCAACATCTTCCACTATGACGCGGACGACCGCATCGAGGCCTGGTCGCCGGGCTTCGGCCGGCCGCACGAGCCCTCGCTCAACGTCGAACGCAAGACCTTGAAGGATCTGCGCAAGCATCTGGAGATCATGCGCGAATCGGCCGGGCCGGACATCGACATCCTGCTCGACTTGAACTTCAACGCCCGCACCGAGGGCTTCCTGAAGATCCTGCGCGAGACGGCCGATCTCGACCTGTTCTGGGTGGAGATCGACACGCTCGACCCGCAGGCGCTGGCCTATATCCGCGCCCACAGCCCGCACCCGATCTCGTCCTGCGAGACGCTGATCGGCCTGCAGCAGTTCCTGCCCTATTTCCAGAACCAGGCGGTCGACGTGGCCATCATCGACACGCCCTGGAACGGGGTCTGGCAGTCGCTGAAGATTGCCGCCGCGGCCGCCGCCTACGAGATCAACGTCGCGCCGCACAATTTCTACGGCCACCTCTGCACGATGATGAACGCCCATTTCAGCGCGGTCGTGCCCAACATGCGCATCATGGAGACCGACATCGACCGCATCGCCTGGGATGCGGAGGTGTTCACCCACGCGCCGGAATACAAGGACGGCCATCTGATCCTGCCCGACCGGCCCGGCTGGGGCACCGAACCCGACGAGGCTGCGCTGGCGAAGTATCCGCCGCTGCGGAAGACCGGCCTGATCAACCGCACCCAGACGCCGCGCCTGGCGCTCTGA
- a CDS encoding ABC transporter substrate-binding protein, with amino-acid sequence MSGIRYLKVTGSLGGSAWLRAAITGASVLALLPVVAASAQDMKKATIVLSTTDQDVSYEPYGPLAAQLGYFEEEGLDVTIETAGTSGQVMQLLLSGQAQFAMLGPDSVLLTAEKGGDLPVKMIYVLIRKSIYTAAVLDGSPIQDFGDLAGKVVGMPALSTTLEAFTRIRMDDDKAEAPARSVVETGYGVTSMEALKSGTIDAFIAWPGLFAAYQNAGYDLRLLPYGDWQNDYYGIGLVARDDYIAANPDIVETIARGVAKSAVFIKTNPEKVVETFWETYPTRAPLPGEDVAAAMKKEMRILGATIGQMRIDEFPIDFMWGSQDAATWQRHYDLLKKTGQIKTDFDPTRFFTNEFNAKANEFDRAPIMQAASQ; translated from the coding sequence ATGTCTGGAATTCGATATCTCAAGGTCACGGGCTCACTCGGAGGCAGCGCCTGGCTCCGGGCCGCCATCACCGGTGCGTCCGTCCTCGCCCTGCTTCCCGTCGTTGCCGCCTCGGCGCAGGACATGAAGAAGGCCACCATCGTGCTCAGCACGACCGACCAGGACGTCTCCTACGAACCCTACGGTCCGCTCGCCGCGCAGCTTGGCTATTTCGAGGAGGAAGGTCTCGACGTGACGATCGAGACCGCCGGCACGAGCGGCCAGGTGATGCAGCTCCTGCTCTCCGGCCAGGCGCAGTTCGCCATGCTCGGACCCGACAGCGTCCTGCTGACCGCCGAGAAGGGCGGCGACCTGCCGGTCAAGATGATCTACGTGCTCATCCGCAAGAGCATCTACACCGCCGCCGTGCTCGACGGTTCGCCGATCCAGGACTTCGGCGATCTGGCCGGCAAGGTCGTGGGCATGCCCGCGCTGTCGACCACGCTCGAAGCCTTCACCAGGATCCGCATGGACGACGACAAGGCCGAGGCGCCCGCCAGGAGCGTGGTCGAGACCGGTTATGGCGTGACCTCGATGGAAGCGCTGAAGTCGGGCACCATCGACGCCTTCATTGCCTGGCCCGGCCTGTTTGCCGCCTACCAGAACGCCGGCTACGACCTGCGGCTGCTGCCCTACGGCGACTGGCAGAACGACTATTACGGCATCGGCCTCGTCGCCCGCGACGACTACATCGCCGCCAACCCCGACATCGTCGAGACGATCGCCCGCGGCGTCGCCAAGTCGGCGGTCTTCATCAAGACCAATCCGGAGAAGGTGGTCGAGACCTTCTGGGAGACCTATCCCACGCGCGCACCGCTGCCGGGCGAGGACGTCGCGGCTGCGATGAAGAAGGAGATGCGCATCCTCGGCGCCACCATCGGCCAGATGCGCATCGACGAGTTCCCGATCGACTTCATGTGGGGTTCGCAGGATGCGGCCACCTGGCAGCGCCACTACGATCTCCTGAAGAAGACGGGCCAGATCAAGACCGACTTCGACCCGACCCGGTTCTTCACCAATGAATTCAACGCCAAGGCGAACGAATTCGACCGCGCACCGATCATGCAGGCGGCCAGCCAATGA
- a CDS encoding MFS transporter, whose amino-acid sequence MKQNAASVQIGRTVLLLSASGFAASVNLRSMDIMLPSLSADFGVTVGQASVVITAYALGYGACQFAVGLIGDRFGKYRLIMILCLLSAVASAAASLAASIGQLAVARLFAGVAASGIVPLAMAWIGDHVPMAERQPVMARYMSGTISGGLLGQVIGGILAEHFGWRMTTIVFAAGFLVVAAALAWGTRFTRRSLAAPPERMSMMTHLGALRHNRYGLIVLGGVVIEGIAFFGPLAFTGASLHHRFGIDLGTVGLVIACFPLGGLVYSFWLSRLLKRYGQTSMIAAGGGFAAVGLCTLGASPYLWSMPIAVAVLGFGFYLIHNPLQVHATQIIPAARGTGVALFATSLFVAQSAGVALVAPIVDRWGLPPVYFLSAAVLAVSALWLSKGLGRRSAPAPAAAPADV is encoded by the coding sequence ATGAAACAGAACGCCGCCTCCGTTCAGATCGGACGCACGGTCCTGCTCCTGTCGGCCTCCGGATTCGCCGCCAGCGTCAACCTGCGGTCGATGGACATCATGCTGCCGAGCCTCTCGGCGGATTTCGGCGTCACGGTCGGGCAGGCGTCGGTCGTCATCACCGCCTATGCGCTCGGCTATGGCGCCTGCCAGTTCGCGGTCGGGCTGATCGGCGACCGGTTCGGCAAGTACCGGCTGATCATGATCCTGTGCCTGCTCAGCGCGGTGGCCAGCGCCGCCGCAAGCCTCGCGGCGTCGATCGGCCAGCTCGCGGTGGCGCGGCTGTTCGCGGGGGTCGCGGCCTCGGGCATCGTGCCGCTCGCCATGGCCTGGATCGGCGACCACGTGCCGATGGCCGAGCGCCAGCCGGTGATGGCGCGCTACATGTCCGGCACGATCTCGGGCGGCCTGCTGGGCCAGGTGATCGGCGGGATCCTGGCCGAGCATTTCGGCTGGCGGATGACGACCATCGTCTTCGCCGCCGGCTTCCTGGTCGTGGCCGCCGCGCTCGCCTGGGGAACCCGCTTCACGCGCCGGAGCCTGGCTGCTCCGCCCGAACGCATGAGCATGATGACGCATCTCGGCGCGCTGCGGCACAACCGCTACGGTCTCATCGTGCTCGGCGGCGTCGTCATCGAGGGCATCGCCTTCTTCGGGCCGCTCGCCTTCACCGGTGCGAGCCTGCACCACCGTTTCGGGATCGATCTCGGCACGGTCGGCCTCGTCATCGCCTGCTTTCCGCTCGGCGGTCTGGTCTATTCGTTCTGGCTTTCGCGTCTCCTGAAACGCTACGGGCAGACCTCGATGATCGCCGCCGGCGGCGGCTTCGCGGCCGTCGGCCTCTGCACGCTGGGCGCGAGCCCCTATCTCTGGTCGATGCCGATCGCCGTCGCCGTGCTGGGTTTCGGCTTCTACCTGATCCACAACCCGCTGCAGGTGCATGCCACGCAGATCATCCCGGCGGCGCGCGGAACCGGCGTGGCGCTGTTCGCCACCAGCCTGTTCGTCGCCCAGTCGGCGGGCGTGGCGCTGGTCGCGCCGATCGTCGACCGCTGGGGGCTGCCGCCAGTCTACTTCCTGTCGGCCGCCGTGCTGGCGGTCAGCGCCCTCTGGCTTTCGAAGGGACTGGGGCGGCGCTCCGCGCCCGCCCCGGCAGCCGCGCCTGCAGACGTGTGA
- a CDS encoding aldehyde dehydrogenase family protein yields MIELRDVYIDGRWVPSRSDARQTLVDASTEEVFGTVALAGDADVDAAVAAARLAFPAWAATAPETRIVVVDRMRAIHLERTEDMARAISREMGAPIDLARAAQAGSGPRHMANFIAAAKDLDFVRPLGAHAPDDRIVLEPVGVAALITPWNWPISQITLKVAAALIAGCTVVLKPSEIAPLSAIVFAEIVDAAGLPPGVFNLVHGDGPGAGNRLATHPDVDMVSFTGSTRAGITITKASADSLKRVALELGGKGANLVFADADDTAVERGVRQCFVNSGQNCNAPSRMLVERSIYERSVETAGEIARSIAVGPPSQPGAHIGPVVSQRQFDRIQGLIETGIAEGARLVAGGPGRPAGFNRGYFVQPTVFADVTNEMTIAREEIFGPVLSIIPFDTEDEAIAIANDTPYGLTNYVQSQDGARRNRIARLLWSGMVEMNGKPRGAGSPFGGVKASGRAREGGRWGIEEFTDVKSISGWG; encoded by the coding sequence ATGATCGAACTGCGCGATGTCTACATCGACGGCCGCTGGGTGCCCTCCCGTTCCGACGCCCGGCAGACGCTGGTCGACGCCTCGACCGAAGAGGTTTTCGGCACCGTCGCGCTGGCAGGCGACGCCGACGTGGATGCCGCAGTGGCCGCCGCCAGGCTGGCCTTCCCGGCCTGGGCTGCGACCGCGCCGGAAACGCGCATCGTCGTCGTGGACAGGATGCGGGCGATCCATCTCGAACGGACCGAGGACATGGCCCGCGCCATCTCGCGGGAGATGGGCGCGCCGATCGACCTCGCACGCGCCGCGCAGGCCGGATCCGGCCCGCGCCACATGGCCAATTTCATCGCCGCGGCGAAGGATCTCGACTTCGTGCGGCCGCTCGGAGCCCATGCGCCGGACGACCGCATCGTGCTGGAGCCGGTGGGCGTTGCGGCGCTGATCACGCCCTGGAACTGGCCGATCAGCCAGATCACGCTGAAGGTCGCCGCCGCGCTGATCGCCGGCTGCACGGTGGTGCTGAAGCCCTCCGAGATCGCGCCCTTGTCGGCCATCGTCTTCGCCGAGATCGTCGACGCGGCCGGCCTGCCGCCCGGCGTCTTCAACCTCGTCCATGGCGACGGCCCGGGAGCCGGAAACCGGCTGGCCACCCACCCCGACGTCGACATGGTGAGCTTCACCGGCTCGACGCGGGCCGGCATCACGATCACGAAGGCCTCCGCCGACAGCCTGAAGCGGGTGGCGCTGGAACTCGGCGGCAAGGGCGCCAACCTCGTCTTCGCCGATGCCGACGATACCGCCGTCGAGCGCGGCGTGCGCCAGTGCTTCGTCAACAGCGGCCAGAACTGCAATGCGCCGTCGCGCATGCTCGTCGAGCGCTCGATCTACGAACGCTCCGTCGAGACGGCGGGCGAGATAGCCAGGTCGATCGCCGTCGGTCCGCCGAGCCAGCCCGGCGCGCATATCGGCCCGGTGGTGTCGCAGCGCCAGTTCGATCGCATCCAGGGCCTGATCGAGACGGGCATCGCCGAGGGCGCGCGGCTCGTCGCCGGCGGGCCTGGCCGGCCGGCCGGGTTCAACCGCGGCTATTTCGTCCAGCCGACCGTCTTCGCCGACGTGACCAATGAGATGACCATCGCGCGCGAGGAGATCTTCGGGCCGGTGCTGTCGATCATTCCCTTCGATACGGAGGACGAGGCGATCGCCATCGCCAACGACACGCCCTACGGGCTGACCAACTACGTGCAGAGCCAGGACGGCGCGCGCCGCAACCGGATCGCCCGGCTGCTGTGGTCCGGCATGGTGGAGATGAACGGCAAGCCGCGGGGCGCCGGCTCGCCCTTCGGCGGCGTCAAGGCTTCGGGCCGGGCGCGCGAGGGCGGACGCTGGGGCATCGAGGAGTTCACCGACGTGAAGTCGATTTCGGGCTGGGGGTGA
- a CDS encoding ABC transporter ATP-binding protein, with the protein MNMQFSQAAGLPTSSKASPIHVSALTKVFRTRTGDEVTALADTTFKIAGGEFVSIVGPSGCGKSTVMRIIAGLIDASKGAVLLGKDVVTAPSPEIGIAFQKAVLLPWLTVARNIALPAELEGRKSKAEIAARVEQLLGMVRLTGAGQRYPGELSGGMQQRVSIARALMTEPSVLLMDEPFGALDALTREHMHDELLAIWEYSHPTVVFITHDIAEAVYLSDRVLVMAARPGRVVADIRIDLPRPRRADIRGEARFAKLGAEIRALIPH; encoded by the coding sequence ATGAACATGCAGTTCTCGCAGGCGGCGGGGCTGCCGACGTCGAGCAAGGCCAGCCCCATCCATGTCTCGGCCCTGACCAAGGTGTTCAGGACGCGCACCGGCGACGAGGTGACGGCGCTCGCCGACACCACCTTCAAGATCGCCGGCGGCGAGTTCGTCTCGATCGTCGGTCCGTCGGGCTGCGGCAAGTCGACCGTCATGCGCATCATCGCCGGGCTGATCGATGCCTCCAAGGGCGCCGTCCTGCTCGGCAAGGACGTCGTCACCGCGCCGTCGCCGGAAATCGGCATCGCCTTCCAGAAGGCGGTGCTCTTGCCGTGGCTGACGGTGGCGCGCAACATCGCGCTGCCGGCCGAGCTCGAGGGCCGCAAGTCGAAGGCGGAGATCGCCGCGCGCGTCGAGCAGCTGCTCGGCATGGTCCGGCTGACGGGGGCAGGGCAGCGCTATCCGGGCGAACTGTCCGGCGGCATGCAGCAGCGGGTGTCGATCGCCCGGGCCCTGATGACGGAGCCGTCCGTGCTCCTGATGGACGAGCCCTTCGGCGCGCTCGACGCCCTGACCCGCGAGCACATGCACGACGAGCTGCTGGCGATCTGGGAATACAGCCACCCGACCGTCGTGTTCATCACCCACGACATCGCCGAGGCGGTCTACCTGTCCGACCGGGTGCTGGTCATGGCGGCCCGTCCCGGCCGGGTGGTGGCCGACATCCGCATCGACCTGCCGCGCCCGCGGCGGGCCGACATCCGCGGCGAAGCGCGCTTCGCGAAGCTGGGCGCGGAGATCCGCGCCTTGATCCCGCACTGA
- a CDS encoding ABC transporter permease, which yields MAMTDDKAGATAAMAATLAGLQNSRLGAIIRQVTIKILQLLGGILAWELLVRGLDVDPRIVPGPAEVLESLWALTVSGILVGAIWITMQETVIGFVIGALLGIALAVILSEIPVLKAILQPYIVALQAVPKVAVAPLFLIWFGFGMESKIALVISILFFPVLVNTMAGLDSTSEEQMELMKAYRATRWQTLTRVKAYVALPFVFAAFEVSLVLALTAAVVAELLGSGTLVGLGTLIKIYDARMNSAGIFAVLIVLSVLGVALHAIVVAASRHFLSWSRPV from the coding sequence ATGGCCATGACCGACGACAAGGCCGGTGCGACGGCGGCGATGGCCGCCACGCTGGCGGGGCTGCAGAACTCCCGCCTCGGGGCGATCATTCGGCAGGTCACGATCAAGATCCTCCAGCTTCTCGGCGGCATCCTCGCCTGGGAACTGCTGGTGCGGGGTCTCGACGTCGATCCGCGCATCGTGCCGGGGCCGGCCGAGGTGCTGGAATCGCTCTGGGCCCTCACGGTCTCGGGCATCCTGGTCGGTGCGATCTGGATCACCATGCAGGAGACCGTGATCGGCTTCGTGATCGGCGCGCTGCTGGGGATCGCGCTCGCCGTGATCCTGTCGGAGATCCCGGTGCTCAAGGCGATCCTGCAGCCCTACATCGTCGCCCTGCAGGCGGTGCCGAAGGTGGCGGTGGCGCCGCTGTTCCTGATCTGGTTCGGCTTCGGCATGGAATCGAAGATCGCGCTGGTCATCAGCATCCTGTTCTTTCCGGTGCTGGTGAACACCATGGCCGGTCTCGACTCCACCTCGGAGGAACAGATGGAGCTGATGAAGGCCTATCGCGCCACGCGCTGGCAGACGCTCACGCGCGTCAAGGCCTATGTCGCGCTGCCCTTCGTCTTCGCCGCCTTCGAGGTCAGCCTGGTGCTCGCCCTCACCGCCGCCGTCGTGGCCGAACTGCTCGGCTCCGGCACGCTGGTCGGGCTCGGCACGCTGATCAAGATCTACGACGCGAGGATGAACTCGGCCGGCATCTTCGCCGTGCTGATCGTGCTGTCGGTGCTGGGGGTGGCGCTCCACGCCATCGTCGTCGCCGCGTCGCGCCACTTCCTGTCCTGGAGCCGCCCCGTCTGA
- a CDS encoding GMC family oxidoreductase: MNDPVDVLVIGAGASGAAVAWSLADTRMRILCLEQGDWQQSSRYPSTGRDWEARQFEDYAISPNRRAMPADYPVNDDDSPIKVANFNGVGGGTILYAGHFPRMHPSDFRVRTLDGVADDWPIDYRTLEPFYALNDRMTGVAALEGDPAYPPKEAVMPPLPLGRTGEVLGQAMNGLGWHWWPSDTAINAREHEGRAACINLGHCGHGCAQGAKASTDITYWQEALRARVELRTRCRVSRIETSDDRMATGAWYFDADGEEVFQPAEIVIMACNGIGTPRILLNSASERFPDGLANSSGQVGRNLMFHPYALVRGRFDQPMDGYRGSRVFMWSMQFYETDPARNFLRGYCYQFTRGAGPVATAINGMADGLLPWGEGHHAAFRRLFDHQAGMVSICEDLPEPINRVTLDPRLRDGNGIPAPKITYRLSANTQRMLDHSVARGTEILKAAGARDIVTRAPLSYAGWHLMGTARMGTDPATSVVNEWGRSHDVKNLFIVDGSVFVTSGGVNPTSTIQAIALYVADQIKSRIHDLFD; the protein is encoded by the coding sequence ATCAACGATCCCGTCGACGTGCTCGTCATCGGCGCCGGCGCGTCGGGCGCGGCGGTCGCCTGGAGCCTCGCCGACACCCGCATGCGCATCCTGTGCCTGGAGCAGGGCGACTGGCAGCAGTCGTCGCGCTATCCGAGCACGGGCCGCGACTGGGAGGCGCGGCAGTTCGAGGACTATGCGATCAGTCCCAACCGGCGCGCCATGCCGGCCGACTATCCCGTCAACGACGACGACTCGCCGATCAAGGTGGCGAACTTCAACGGCGTCGGTGGCGGCACCATCCTCTATGCCGGCCATTTTCCGCGCATGCACCCGTCGGACTTCCGGGTGCGGACCCTCGACGGCGTCGCCGACGACTGGCCGATCGACTACCGCACGCTCGAGCCCTTCTACGCGCTCAACGACCGCATGACGGGCGTGGCCGCGCTCGAAGGCGATCCGGCCTATCCGCCGAAGGAGGCGGTGATGCCGCCGCTGCCGCTCGGCCGCACCGGCGAGGTTCTGGGGCAGGCGATGAACGGGCTCGGCTGGCACTGGTGGCCCTCCGACACCGCCATCAATGCGCGCGAGCACGAGGGCAGGGCGGCCTGCATCAACCTCGGCCATTGCGGCCATGGCTGCGCGCAGGGCGCCAAGGCCTCGACCGACATCACCTACTGGCAGGAGGCTCTGCGCGCCCGCGTGGAGCTGCGCACGCGCTGCCGGGTCAGCCGCATCGAGACCAGTGACGACCGGATGGCGACCGGCGCCTGGTATTTCGACGCCGATGGCGAGGAGGTCTTCCAGCCGGCCGAGATCGTGATCATGGCCTGCAACGGCATCGGCACGCCGCGCATCCTCCTGAACTCGGCGTCGGAGCGCTTTCCCGACGGCCTCGCCAATTCGAGCGGCCAGGTCGGACGCAACCTGATGTTCCACCCCTATGCGCTGGTACGCGGCCGCTTCGACCAGCCGATGGACGGCTATCGCGGCTCGCGCGTCTTCATGTGGTCGATGCAGTTCTACGAGACCGATCCGGCGCGAAATTTCCTGCGCGGCTACTGCTACCAGTTCACGCGCGGCGCCGGGCCGGTGGCAACCGCCATCAACGGCATGGCCGACGGCCTGCTGCCCTGGGGGGAGGGGCATCACGCCGCCTTCCGCAGACTGTTCGACCATCAGGCGGGCATGGTCTCGATCTGCGAGGACCTGCCGGAGCCGATCAACCGCGTGACGCTCGACCCTCGATTGCGCGACGGCAACGGCATTCCGGCGCCGAAGATCACCTATCGCCTGAGCGCAAACACGCAGCGGATGCTCGACCATTCGGTCGCCCGCGGCACCGAGATCCTGAAGGCCGCCGGCGCGCGCGACATCGTCACCCGCGCGCCGCTCTCCTATGCCGGCTGGCATCTGATGGGCACCGCGCGCATGGGCACGGATCCGGCGACGTCGGTGGTCAACGAATGGGGCCGCAGTCACGACGTGAAGAACCTGTTCATCGTCGACGGCAGCGTCTTCGTCACCTCCGGCGGCGTCAATCCGACGTCGACCATCCAGGCGATCGCGCTCTACGTCGCCGACCAGATCAAGAGCCGCATCCATGACCTCTTCGACTGA